The Streptomyces sp. NBC_00224 genome has a window encoding:
- a CDS encoding phosphatase PAP2 family protein has protein sequence MRTDRIFARLDREPEPPKIAIPRMSRHRVILFSATMAFYVAIVVAVLASSWLVELDWKVMLFRPYEQWPQLHAFLDYFVVLGQRGPTAVMVAAWLGWRSWRQHTLRPLLALGASLLLLNITVGAVKLGLGRLGPHYATQIGSAELFAGGDIFPSGHTANAVVTWGILAYLATTPRARRWLSVISAVVALGVGATTVYLGTHWVSDVLLGWAAGLLILLALPWCEPLIARAEALVFALRAKWRARGTAVPALPVPAGALPGVFAQRTASEDDAPVREPVGAASGGRTAGARGAARPPGAGPRPERPPVPPAASRRPQHPERSPRPAPARPLGG, from the coding sequence GTGCGTACCGACCGAATCTTCGCCCGTCTGGACCGGGAGCCCGAGCCGCCGAAGATAGCGATCCCGCGGATGAGCCGTCATCGCGTGATCCTCTTCAGCGCGACGATGGCGTTCTACGTCGCCATCGTCGTCGCCGTGCTCGCCTCGTCCTGGCTCGTCGAGCTGGACTGGAAGGTCATGCTGTTCCGGCCCTACGAGCAGTGGCCGCAGCTGCACGCCTTCCTCGACTACTTCGTGGTCCTGGGCCAGCGCGGCCCCACGGCGGTGATGGTCGCGGCCTGGCTGGGCTGGCGCTCCTGGCGGCAGCACACCCTGCGCCCGCTGCTCGCGCTGGGCGCCTCGCTGCTGCTCCTGAACATCACGGTCGGCGCGGTCAAGCTCGGCCTCGGCCGCCTCGGCCCGCACTACGCGACGCAGATCGGCTCGGCCGAACTGTTCGCGGGCGGCGATATATTCCCCTCCGGCCACACCGCCAACGCGGTCGTGACCTGGGGCATCCTCGCCTATCTGGCCACCACCCCGCGGGCCCGGCGCTGGCTGTCGGTGATCTCGGCCGTGGTCGCCCTGGGCGTCGGCGCCACCACCGTCTACCTCGGCACCCACTGGGTGAGCGACGTGCTCCTCGGCTGGGCGGCCGGACTGCTCATCCTGCTGGCGCTGCCCTGGTGCGAGCCGCTGATCGCCCGCGCCGAGGCGCTGGTCTTCGCGCTGCGGGCCAAGTGGCGCGCACGCGGAACTGCCGTTCCGGCGCTGCCCGTTCCGGCCGGCGCGCTGCCCGGCGTGTTCGCCCAGCGCACCGCGAGCGAGGACGACGCCCCGGTGCGCGAGCCGGTGGGCGCGGCCAGTGGCGGGCGCACCGCGGGGGCCCGCGGCGCGGCCCGTCCGCCGGGCGCCGGTCCCCGCCCCGAGCGCCCGCCGGTGCCCCCGGCGGCCAGCAGGCGCCCGCAGCACCCCGAGCGCAGCCCGCGCCCGGCGCCGGCCCGCCCCCTCGGCGGCTGA
- a CDS encoding I78 family peptidase inhibitor, with translation MAPIPTPSAQPDDAPDAYVGLAGEAAERLARARGWTTVRSLAPGSIITMEYLEGRLNFEVADGTVIRCWRG, from the coding sequence ATGGCACCCATACCGACCCCCTCCGCACAGCCCGACGACGCCCCCGACGCCTATGTGGGCCTGGCCGGCGAGGCCGCCGAGCGGCTGGCACGCGCGCGTGGCTGGACCACCGTCAGGTCGCTCGCTCCTGGCTCGATCATCACCATGGAGTACCTGGAAGGGCGGCTGAACTTCGAGGTGGCCGACGGCACGGTGATCCGCTGCTGGCGCGGTTGA